In one Diabrotica virgifera virgifera chromosome 5, PGI_DIABVI_V3a genomic region, the following are encoded:
- the LOC126885105 gene encoding uncharacterized protein LOC126885105 translates to MEMEPMVSRMVCKDGFALSIFCTSKDLRFLFSNTGFELPHSPNTIRSIVKNFATSVQSNMMIEFESLKKQKHKFALTFDEWTSQKNHRYLNLNVHLKETHFNLGLIRIHGSCTAEHTISLVKDRLKIFGLDLDTDIIGMTTDGASVMVKAGKLLSCYHQLCFAHGIQLAVIKVLYEKKLEIETESTTASSITLPEDGESTDDDDDDILNEEEGAADMTVILNLNYPGNRVQINPRYNDLLQKVRNVVKLFKKSPTKYDTYLQKYVKEEIGKELCLVLDCRTRWNSLLAMVERFYKLKQYIEKSLIDIKSSIKFTDHEWSSIKGLIDSLQPCKLAVEALSRRESTVLTADTTLKFILEQLNKQGTTFSGELADTLREKIKQRRTFMTGILIYLQNPAKYNEYSKQSDDTFFMPKKTFMRHKMTEILKRLTTNDEENVKTSEEEDGSSDSDSELVKTNLTLKEELENIRNILERLQIRQANKLQNSPRF, encoded by the coding sequence ATGGAAATGGAACCCATGGTGTCCAGAATGGTGTGCAAAGATGGTTTCGCGCTGAGTATATTTTGTACATCTAAAGATTtgagatttttattttcaaatactGGATTCGAACTCCCACATTCGCCAAACACAATTAGATCTATAGTAAAAAATTTTGCAACCTCCGTGCAGTCTAACATGATGATTGAGTTTGAATCTCTCAAGAAACAAAAACACAAGTTTGCTTTAACATTTGATGAGTGGACATCGCAAAAAAATCACAGATATTTAAACCTGAATGTACATCTCAAAGAAACACACTTTAATCTTGGCTTAATTAGAATTCACGGATCATGTACTGCGGAGCATACTATCAGTTTAGTAAAAGATCGTCTTAAAATATTTGGACTTGACTTGGATACTGATATTATTGGCATGACTACTGACGGTGCAAGCGTCATGGTTAAAGCCGGCAAACTTCTTTCATGTTACCATCAACTGTGTTTTGCACACGGCATTCAATTGGCCGTCATCAAAGTTTTGTACGAAAAGAAATTGGAAATCGAAACTGAATCTACAACGGCATCATCTATTACATTACCTGAAGATGGTGAAAGCACGGATGACGATGACGACGACATTCTAAATGAAGAAGAAGGAGCAGCAGATATGAcagtaatattgaatttaaattatccTGGCAATCGGGTTCAAATAAATCCTAGATACAACGATCTTCTTCAAAAAGTGCGGAATGTGGTAAAGTTGTTCAAAAAATCGCCTACCAAATATGATACGTACCTCCAAAAGTATGTAAAAGAAGAAATAGGTAAGGAATTATGCCTTGTCTTAGATTGCCGCACACGCTGGAACAGCCTTCTGGCTATGGTCGAAAGATTTTATAAGCTTAAACAGTATATCGAAAAATCTTTAATTGACATAAAATCCAGTATCAAATTTACGGACCATGAATGGTCATCAATTAAAGGTTTAATTGACAGTCTGCAGCCATGTAAACTGGCTGTAGAAGCATTAAGCAGACGAGAGTCTACCGTTCTGACTGCAGATACAaccttaaaatttattttagaacaATTAAACAAACAAGGCACGACCTTCAGCGGCGAATTAGCAGACACATTAcgtgaaaaaataaaacaacgcCGGACTTTTATGACcggtatattaatttatttacaaaatccAGCAAAGTATAATGAATATTCAAAACAATCTGATGATACATTTTTCATGCCAAAGAAAACTTTCATGCGACATAAAATGACAGAAATTTTAAAGAGACTTACAACAAATGatgaggaaaatgtaaaaacttCGGAAGAAGAAGATGGCAGCTCTGATTCAGATTCCGAATTGGTGAAAACTAATTTAACACTAAAAGAAGAATtagaaaatattagaaatatattaGAAAGATTACAAATACGGCAAGCAAACAAATTACAAAACAGCCCtcgattttga